The following are from one region of the Carassius auratus strain Wakin chromosome 43, ASM336829v1, whole genome shotgun sequence genome:
- the LOC113061766 gene encoding EH domain-containing protein 2-like — protein sequence MSRWGRKNVKKAPEVIRTVTEGLKSLYRKKLLPLEQYYCFDDFHSPSLEDADFDNKPMVLVVGQYSTGKTTFIKYLLEQDVPGSRIGPEPTTDNFTAIMHGDVEGLIPGNALIVDPNKPFRKLNPFGNTFLNRFQCAQMPNQVLESISIIDTPGILSGAKQRVSRGYDFPAVLRWFAERVDRIILLFDAHKLEISDEFSEAIGALKGNEDKLRVVLNKADMIDTQQLMRVYGALMWSLGKVFGTPEVLRVYIGSFWSEPLMVSDNRKLFELEEEDLFADIQNLPRNAALRKLNDLVKRARLVRVHAHIISYLKQEMPSVFRKDNKKKNLIYQLPVIFSKIQLQHHISPGDFPDCTKMQEQLMVHDFTKFKALKPNLMAMLDELLSSDIAKLMPLLRQEEIEAGVQLGVQGGAFLGTRAGPFVEGDPFGETADENGEVGEEDEEWVVTKDKPKYDEIFYNLSPNEGKLSGTKAKDWMVSTRLPNSVLGRIWKLSDVDRDGMLDDEEFALASHLIEVKLDGHGLPPELPARLVPPSKRRQKGSDA from the exons ATGTCACGCTGGGGACGCAAGAATGTCAAGAAAGCCCCTGAGGTGATCCGGACAGTGACCGAGGGCCTGAAGTCACTCTATCGAAAGAAACTCCTGCCCCTGGAGCAATACTACTGCTTCGATGACTTCCACTCACCGAGTCTGGAAGACGCCGACTTTGACAACAAACCCATGGTGCTAGTGGTTGGGCAGTACTCAACAGGAAAGACTACCTTCATCAA GTATCTGCTGGAACAGGATGTTCCAGGGAGTCGTATAGGGCCAGAGCCCACCACCGACAACTTCACTGCTATCATGCACGGAGATGTGGAGGGACTTATTCCTGGAAACGCCCTCATAGTGGATCCCAACAAACCCTTCCGCAAGCTCAACCCCTTCGGAAACACTTTCCTCAACAG GTTCCAGTGTGCTCAGATGCCCAACCAGGTCCTGGAGAGCATCAGCATAATTGACACCCCAGGCATTCTCTCCGGAGCCAAACAGAGAGTTAGTCGAG GATATGACTTCCCAGCAGTTCTCCGCTGGTTTGCTGAACGTGTGGACAGGATCATCCTTCTCTTTGATGCCCACAAGTTAGAGATCTCAGATGAATTCTCGGAGGCTATCGGGGCCCTCAAGGGGAATGAAGACAAACTCCGTGTTGTGCTGAACAAGGCAGATATGATTGACACCCAGCAGCTCATGCGGGTGTATGGAGCTTTAATGTGGTCTCTGGGGAAAGTGTTTGGTACTCCTGAGGTTCTGAGAGTGTACATTGGGTCCTTCTGGTCTGAACCTCTTATGGTGTCCGACAACCGCAAGCTGTTTGAGTTGGAGGAGGAAGATCTGTTTGCTGATATCCAGAATCTGCCACGCAATGCAGCCCTACGCAAACTTAATGACTTGGTCAAGAGGGCACGTCTTGTGAGG GTGCATGCCCATATCATCAGTTACTTGAAGCAAGAGATGCCGTCTGTCTTCAGGAAGGACAATAAGAAGAAGAACCTGATCTACCAACTCCCGGTCATCTTCTCCAAGATTCAGCTACAGCATCATATCTCTCCTGGAGACTTCCCTGATTGTACCAAGATGCAG GAGCAACTAATGGTACATGACTTCACCAAGTTCAAAGCCCTGAAGCCCAACCTGATGGCTATGCTGGATGAGTTGTTGTCTTCCGACATTGCCAAACTCATGCCCCTTCTTAGGCAGGAAGAAATAGAGGCTGGGGTCCAACTTGGGGTCCAAGGTGGGGCCTTCTTGGGAACCCGTGCCGGACCCTTTGTGGAAGGTGACCCCTTTGGCGAGACTGCGGATGAAAATGGTGAAGTGGGTGAGGAAGATGAGGAATGGGTGGTGACAAAAGACAAACCAAAGTATGATGAGATCTTCTACAACCTATCCCCGAATGAAGGCAAACTAAGTGGCACCAAAGCCAAAGATTGGATGGTGAGCACTCGGCTGCCCAACTCTGTGCTGGGCCGCATCTGGAAGCTCTCGGATGTGGATCGCGATGGCATGCTGGATGACGAGGAGTTTGCCCTGGCCAGCCACCTGATTGAAGTGAAACTGGATGGTCACGGGCTGCCCCCTGAATTGCCTGCCCGTCTCGTACCACCATCCAAGCGTCGGCAAAAAGGCTCTGATGCTTAG